The sequence below is a genomic window from Thermus filiformis.
TGGTCTTCCCCCTGCACGCGGACATCCAGGTGCGGTGCCGCAAGCTGGGCTTTGACAACCTGAACCCCATCCTCTGGTACAAGCACACCAACGCCGCCCTCGAGGTGGACCGCCCCGGCTTCTTCCTGGGGAAGCCCTACGAGCCCGGGGCGGTCATCAAAACCGAGGTGGAGTACGTCCTGATGCAGAGGAAGCCCGGGGGCTACCGCAAGCCCACCCCCGCCCAGAGGGAGGCCTCCCGCATCCCCAAGGAGCTTTTCGGGCGTTGGTTCCGGCAGATATGGGACGACATCCCCGGGGAGAGCACCCGGGACCACCCGGCCCCCTTTCCCCTGGAGCTTGCGGAGCGGCTGGTGCGCATGTTCAGCTTCGTGGGGGACACCGTCCTGGACCCCTTTGCCGGGACCGGGACCACCCTCATCGCCGCCGCCCGGTCTGGGAGAAGCTCCATCGGGGTGGAGTTGGTCCCCGCCTACGCGGAGCTGGCCGAAAGGCGCTTCCGGAAAGAGGCGCCCGGCCACCTGCTTCTTCTCTCTCGGTTTTTCCCCAAGGAAACGCCGGGTGGAGCATGAGCCCTCTTGAGGAACTGAAGGGCGCCCTGACCCAGATGCTCGGGGCCTCTTCCCGGAGCAGCGCCCGCCAGGAGGCCCTGGCCCGCTATCTTCGGGATAGGCTCGCCCTCCGCTTGCCAGTAGGGCTGAGGCCTTACCTTCGGTCGGAGACCAAAGTACCGGGCCTAGCTCGTGAGAAGAAGTGGGACCTAACCTTGGTCTACCCTGCTTCGGGATCGGTTAAGCCCCGTCTTTTGGTCTCCTTGAAGTCCATCATGGCCAACCCCTCCGGCTCTTGGCCCAACCGGTTGGACGACCTGGTGGGTGAGGTCTCCTCGGTTCAGATACTCTTTCCTGAGGTGGTAGTGGGCTATGTAGTCGTCCTGGACTACGGCGCCCCCGACAACAAGGGCAATGTTCCTAAAGGGGATGAAAACCGTTCCCATTACGAGAGCTTCAAAGCGGGCCTGAGGGCCCTCGCTCAGCGCAGGCCGCCCTTGTGGGCCCAAGGGCTCATCGAGGGGTACTGGGTCATTGAGATAGACACCCGCCGCCAGGACTTCCTCCTGGAGCCCCAGAAGACCTTGGAAGAGGGCGAAGCCTTTCTGAAAACCCTATTGGACGCCCTCCGGGAGCGGGAGCCCCTCCTCTTCCTAAACCAAGGCCAGTAAGCGGCCCAGGGCCTGGCTCAGGCGGCGCATCCCCTCTTGGATCTCCCCCTCGGTCATGGTGGCGTAGGAGAGGCGCAAGGTGTTCTCCCCGCCTCCGCCAGCGAAGAAGGGGGCCCCGGGCACGAAGGCCACGTCCTCCTTCAGGGCCTCTTCCAGGAGCGCCTGGGCGTTCACCCCAGGGAGCTCCATCCAGACGAACATCCCTCCCCGGGGCCGGCTGAACCGGACCCCCGGGGGCATGTGGGCCTCGAGGGCCCGTACCATGGCCTCGGCCTTGGCCCGGTAGACCTCCCGGATGCGGGCCACCCGCGCCTCAAACCCCTCCTGGACCAGGGCGTGGACCAGCATCTGGTTGAGGACGGGGGTGTGCAGGTCCGCCCCCTGCTTGGCCTGGACCAGCTTGGCGATGACCGGCTTTGGGCCCACCGCGTAGGCCACCCGGAGGCCGGGGGCGAGGACCTTGGAGAAGCTTCCCAGGTAGACCACGTTCCCGTAGCCCTGGGCCCGGTCCAGCTCAAAGAGGGTGGGGAGCTTCTTCCCGTCAAAGTAGAGCTCCGCGTAGGCGTCGTCCTCCACCAGGGGCACCCCGTGGGCGTGGGCGATCTCCACAAGCCTTTCCCGCCTACTTAGGGGCATGAGGGCCGAGGAGGGGTTTTGGAAGGTGGGGATGGCGTAGATGAAGCGGGGCCGTTCGCGCCTCAAGGCCTCCTCCAGGGCCTCGAGGTCCATCCCCTCGGCGTCCATGGCCACGGTGACGAACCGGGGCCCGTAGGCCCGGAAGGCCTGGATCGCCCCCAGGTAGCTCGGGGCCTCCAGCAGGACGGGGCTTCCCTCGTCCAGGAAGACCTTGCCCAAAAGGTCCAGCCCCTGCTGGCTCCCCGTGGTGATCAGGACCTCCTCCACCTCCACCCCGAACCTCTGGGCCACCCACTCCCTCAAGGGGGCGTACCCCTCCGTGGGGCCGTACTGGAGGGCCCGCTCCCCCCTTTCCCTTAGGATCTGGGCCGCCTTCTGGGCCGCCTCCTCCTTGGGGAAGAGCTCGGGGGCGGGCAGCCCCCCGGCGAAGCTCAGGACCCCCGGCCTCTGGGTGAGCTTCAGGAGCTCGCGGATGGTGGAGGCCTGGATACGGGCCGCGCTCCCTCCGAACCGCTCCGTCCAGTATGTATTGTCCATACCCCCAGTCTACCGCGTGTGGGGGTCAAAGAGGCGGGCGTACTCCTCCAGGGCGAACCGGTCCGTCATGCCGGCGATGTAATCGCAGACCGCCCGGTAAAGCCCCTCCTCCTCCACGCTTTGCTGCACCGGGTAGGGGAGGACCTCGGGCGAGGTGGTGTAGACCGAGAAAAGCCTCTTTAGGACGTCTTCCGCCTTCCGCCTCTGCCTCAGGATGTAGGGGTGGCGGTAGAGGCGCTCGTAGAGGAAGGCCCGAAGCGCCTTCTGCTCCTTCTTTACCCCTTCGGAAAGGCCCGCAAGCCGCCTGGAGTGGCGGCGGACCGCCTCGGCGCTTTCCACCTGGGCCGCCTCGAGGGCGGCGTGGGTGGCCTCTATGGCGTCGGTGATGAGGAGGCCCAGAAGCTCCCGGATGAGGACCCGCCTTCCGAACTCCTGGAGCCGGCTAAGCTCCAGGCCGAGGGAGCGGGCGAGGTCCCGGACGAGCCCCACCTCCTCCAGGCTCTCGGGGAGGAGGAGGCCGCTTCTCAGGCCGTCGTCCAGGTCGTGGGCGGTGTAGGCGATCTCGTCCGCCAGGTCCACCACCTGGGCCTCCAGGCTCCCCTGCCCCTCCCCGAACTCCAGGGCCGAGGGGGGGCGGTAGGCGGGCTCGTGCTTGGCGATCCCCTCCAGGGTCTCCCGGGTGAGGTTGAGGCCCCGGAAGCCCGGGTAGCGGACCTCCAGGTGGGTCACGATCCGCAGGGCCTGGGCGTTGTGCTCAAATCCCCCGTGGTCCCGCATCAGCTCGTTCAGGACCGCCTCCCCCGAGTGGCCGAAGGGGGGGTGGCCCAGGTCGTGGGCCAGGGCGATGGTCTCGGTCAGGTCCTCGTTCAGGCCCAGGGCGCGGGCGATGGACCGGGCCACCTGGGCCACCTCCAGGGTGTGGGTGAGCCGGGTGCGGTAGTAGTCCCCCTCGTAGTTCAAGAAGACTTGGGTTTTGTACTCCAGCCGGCGGAAGGCGGTGGTGTGGAGGACCCGGTCCCGGTCCTTCTGGAAGGGGGTCCGGTAGGGGCTCTCCTCCTCCGGGTGGAGCCGGCCTTGGCTCCCATGGACCGCGTAGGGGGCGAGGCGGAGGGCTTCCAGGCGGAGGAGGTCTTCCCGATGGAGCTTCATTCCACCTTCCTGAAGGCCAGCACCGCGTTCTGCCCACCGAAGGCGAAGGAGTTGGAAAGGGCGTACTCCAAGCGGGCCTCCCGGGGCTCGGGGACGAAGTCCAGGTCCAGCTCGGGGTCGGGGTCCTCGAGGTTGATGGTGGGGGGGAGGATGCCGAAGTACAGGGCCTGGGCCGTGGCGATGGCCTCCACCGCCCCCGCCGCCCCCAGGAGGTGGCCGGTCATGCTCTTGGTGGAGGAGACGGCGAGCCTTTTCGCGTGCTCCCCGAAGACCTGCTTGATGGCCAGCACCTCCGCCCGGTCCCCCACCGGGGTGCTGGTCCCGTGGGCGTTGATGTAGCCCACCTTCTCCGGCGGAACCCCCGCGTCCTTCAGGGCCGCCCGCATGGCCAAGGCCGCCCCCTTTCCCTCGGGGTGGGGCTCGGTGATGTGGTGGGCGTCCGCGCTCCGGCCGAAGCCCACCACCTCCGCGTAGATCCTGGCCCCCCGGCGCCGGGCGTGCTCGTACTCCTCCAGGACCAGAACCCCCGCCCCCTCCGAGAGGACGAACCCGTCCCGGCTCTTGGTGAAGGGGCGGCTCGCCTTCTGGGGCTCCTCGTTCCGGGTGGAGAGGGCCCGCATCACCCCGAAGGCCCCGATGGCCATGGGGGTGACGGCGGCCTCCGTTCCCCCGGCGAAGACCACGTCCGCCTCGCCCAGCTGGATCATGCGCAAGGCGCTTCCCAGGGCGTCCGAGCCGGTGGCGCAGGCGGTGACCACGGTGGAGCTCGGCCCCATGAAGCCGTAGCGCATGGCGATCTGGGCCGAGGCCATGTTGGCGATCATCATAGGGATGAAGAAGGGGCTGATCCGGTTCGGCCCCTTCTCCAGGAAGACCCGGCTCTGCGCCTCCCAGGTCTCCATCCCGCCGATCCCCGAGCCCACCAGGGTGCCCACCCGGGTGGGGTCCAGCCGGTCCACCTCGAGGCCCGCGTCCTTCAGGGCCAGCTCCGCGGCCACCAGGGCCAGCTGGACGAACCGGTCCAGCCTGCGCAGCTCCCGTTTGTCCAGGTAGGCCTCCACCTCCACGTCCACCTCCCCGGCGATCTGCACGGGGAGGGCGCTCGCGTCAAACCGGGTGATGCGACGGATGCCGCTTCTGCCCTCGAGCTGGGCCTTGTGGAAGGCCTCGGCCCCTACGCCGATGGGAGAAACCGGCCCCAGGCCGGTGATGACCACGCGCCGCATGGGGGTAGTATACCGCTAAGGGCGGGGGATGGGGGAAGGAGGTTTGAAGCGATGAAGTGATGAAGCGATGAAGCGGTGAAGCGGTGAAGCGGTGAAGTGGTGAAGCGATGAAGTGGTGAGGCGGTGAGGGTGTGGGGAAGACCACACCTCCCCCCGGGTGGGCGCCAGGGGGGAGGCGCAGGGTTTTGGGACTAGCCCAGCTTGGACTTGATGTACTCCACCGCGTCCTTCACGGTGCGGATCTTCTCCGCCTCCTCGTCCGAGATCTCCAGGCCGAACTCGTCCTCCAGACCCATGATCAGCTCCACCGTGTCCAGGGAGTCCGCCCCCAGGTCCTCGATGAAGCGGGCCTCGAGGGTCACCTTGTCCTCCTCCACGGAGAGCTTGTCCACGATAACCGCCTTGACCTTTTCAAAGATCTCCTGCTCGCTCATGCAAAACCTCCCCCTGGGATTCTACCACCTGGGGCCTAGTGGGGGGTAAGCCCCCCGTCCACACAAAGGGTCTGGCCGGTGATGTAGGAGGCCCGCTCCGAGACCAAAAAGGCCACCGCCTCCGCCACCTCCTCAGGTTTGCCGAAGCGCCCGGCGGGGATGGAGGCCAGGTAGGCCTTTTTCACCTCCTCGGGAAGCCTTCCGGTCATCTCCGTCTCTATGAAGCCCGGGGCCACGGCGTTCACCGTGATCCCCCTCGCCGCGTACTCCTTGGCCACCGCCCGGGTGAAGCCGATGAGGCCGGCCTTGGAGGCCACGTAGTTGGCCTGGCCCGGGTTGCCCAGGAGGCCCACCACGCTGGTCACGTTCACGATGCGGCCGAAGCGGGCCTTCATCATGAGCTTCACCGCCTCCCGGGTGGTGCGGAAGGCGGCGGAGAGGTTGGCCTCCAGCACCGCCTCCCAGTCCTCGTCCTTCATCCGGACGAGGAGGGTGTCCCGGGTGATGCCCGCGTTGTTCACCAAGGTGTCCAGGCCCCCCAGGGCCTCCGCCGCCTGGTGGACCAGGGCCGTGGCCGCCTCCGCCTCGAGGAGGTTAGCCCCCAGGACCGCCGTAAGGGGGGCCCCCCGGGCCTTGGCCTCCTCCGCCACCTCCAGCGCCTTCTCCCGGTTCTGCCCGTAGTGGATGGCCAGGGCGAACCCTTCCTCCGCGAGCCTCAGGGCGATGGCCCGGCCGATCCCCCGGCTCGCTCCCGTGATGAGCGCCTTACGCATCCTCCACCTCCAAGGCTTTTTTCAGGCTTTCCGGATCCTGGACCGAGAGGGCCTGGGCTCCCTCCAGGGTGCGGCCCACAAGGCCCTTCAGGACCTCCCCGCTCCCGAACTCCAAAAAGCGCTTGACGCCCCTCGCCTCCATGTCCCGTAGGATCTCCACCCAGCGCACGGGGTGGGTGATCTGCTCCAAAAGGAGCGCCCGAATCCTCTCCGGGTCCTCCTCGGGCCTTGCGGTGACGTTGGAGTAGACGGGGAAGCGGGGCCTCTTCAGGGGCACCTGGGCCAGGTCCCGGGCGAGCCTTTCCTGGGCCGGGGCCATCAGGCGGGAGTGGAAGGGGGCGGAGACGGGAAGGAAGACCACCCGGGCCCGCTTCGCCTTGAGCCGCTCTGCCGCGGCCTCCACCGCCTCCTTCCTTCCAGAGATCACCGTCTGCTCGGGGGCGTTGAGGTTGGCCACCTCCACCTCAGAAAGCCCCTCGAGGGCGGACCGGACCTCCTCCAAGGGGAGCTTGAGGATGGCCGCCATCGCCCCTTCCCCCGGGGGGACGGCCTCCTGCATGTACCTGCCCCGGAGGCGCACGAGCCTTAGGGCGTCCTCCAGGGCCAGGGTGCCCGCGGCCACGTGGGCCGTCCATTCCCCCAGGGAATGGCCGGCGGCGAAGGCGGGCTCCTTCCCGCCCGCCTCGAGGAAGGCCCGGTAGGCGGCGTAGCCCACGGCCAGGAGGGCGGGCTGCTGGTTCTCCGTGAGGGTGAGGGTCTCCTCGGGGCCCTCCCACATGAGCCGGAGGAGGCCGGGCAGGGCGGCTTCGGCCCGGTCCAGGACCTCCCGGGCGGCGGGGTAGGCCTCGTAGAGGGCCCGGCCCATCCCAAGCCGCTGCGAGCCCTGGCCGGGGAAGAGGGCGGCGTACATCAGGCCCCTCCCCAGGTGAGGACGGCCGCGGCCCAGGTGAGCCCGGCCCCGAAGGAGACCAAGAGGACGTGGTCCCCCTCGCGTAGCCGCCCCTCCTCCGCCGCCTCCTTCAGGGCCAGGGGGATGGAGGCGGTGGAGGTGTTCCCGTACTTCTGTACGTTCACCACCACCCGCTCCCAGGGGAGGCCCAGCCGCTCCCGGGCCGCGTCAATGATCCTCAGGTTGGCCTGGTGGGGGACGAAGAGGCGGATGTCCTCGGGGGTGAGGCCCGCCTTCTCTATGGCCTCGAGGGTGGCGGTGTTCATCACCCGCACGGCGAACTTGAAGACCTCCCGCCCGTTCATGTAGAGCCGGTTCCGCATGGAGGTCCCGTCGGGGAGGCGGGGGGCCACGCAGGCGTGGTAGAGCTCCTTACCCCCCGTGCCGTCCGCTCCCAGGACGAAGGAGCGGAAGCCGAAGCCCTCCCGAACCTTCCCCACCACCGCGGCTCCCCCCGCGTCCCCGAAGAGGACGGCGGTGGACCGGTCGTTCCAGTCCAGGATCTTGGAGAGGGCCTCCGCCCCCACCACCAGGACCTTCCGGGCCAGGCCCGACTCCACCAGGGCGTGGGCCTGGGCCAGGCCGTAGACCCAGCCGGGGCAGCCCGCCAGGAGGTCGTAGGCGAAGGCCTGAAGCCCGAAGCGGGCCTGGACCAAGGCGGCGGTGGCGGGGAAGAGGGCGTCCGGGGTGTTGGTGGCCACGATCACCCCGTCCACCCCTTCCAGGGCCTGGGGGTGCCGCCTCAGGAGGTCCTCCACCGCCTGGAAGGCCAGGTCCGAGGTGTACTCGTCCTCCCGGCCGATGTGGCGCTCTTTGATCCCCGTCCTCTCCGTGATCCACTCGTCGGAGGTGTCCAGGGTCTTCTCCAGGTCCTCGTTGGTCAGGACCCGTTCCGGCACATAGGTGCCTAGGGCCAGGATGCCGCTCATGGGCACCACTATACCGGAGGGGGGCGTCCCTCGAGGGCAAACCTAGTCTCGGTCAAAATGGACCCGCCCCGGCGCGCGCCGGGGCGGGCGCCCCAAAAAAGCACCCCATCCTGGCTTACGCCAGGATGGGGGCCCCGGCAAACCTTTCCCCCAGCCTTCTAACGGGGCCGTCTGTGCCAAGAAAAGTTAGACCTCGAGGACCTTGCGCCCGTCGTAGTAACCGCACTCAGGGCAGACGGTGTGGGGCGGGCGGGGCGTCTTGCACTCGGGGCAGGGGGCCAGGGTGGGCGGGGTCAGGGCGTGGTGGCTCCTGCGGGCGTCCCGCCGCGCCTTTGAGGTCTTCTTCTTGGGTACAGGGTGCTTGGCCATCTTCTCCCTCCAACAAACCCCACCGAGTATAGCAGATCTAAAGCTCGGGGAGTAGACCCTTGAGCGCCCGCAAAGGGTGGTGCTCCTCCGCCTCGTGGCCGCAGTCCACCAGGTTCCGGTCCGCTCCGCACACGGGGCAAAGCCCCCGGCAGTTCTCGTCGCAGAGGGCGGTGTACGGCATCTCGGTGATGAAGGCCTCGGCCAGGAAGCCGCTCAGGTCCAGGTCGGGCTCGCCGAAGATGTAGTACTCCTCCTCGGTCTCCTCGTGGAACTCCACCCCTTCCGCCCCCTGGCGGTAGTGGAGCATGTGCTGGAAGTAGGCGTGCACCGGGACCGGGGTGGGCTTGAGGCAGCGGCGGCACTCCATCAGGGCCACCCCCTCCACCTCCCCGGAGAGCCAGAACTCGCCCTCGCCCACGGAGGTCACGCTCACCTTCCAGTGCGCCTCGCCCTGTAGGGGGAAGCGTTCTTCCCCCGCGAAGAAGGCGTCCCGCACCACCCCGGAGGCGCCCGCGGTCCCGCCCTCCTTGAGCAAGCGGGCCAGGTTGATGCTCTGCACCTCGCGGTAATCCATCCTTTCTATACTAGTCCTTCCCGGCCTCGGTTTCAACCGTCCCTTGTGGGGCCGTTTTTATACACTTGGGAAGAAATAAGTTGCAGACGGCAAAAACCCTTCGTCCGTGCTATCATGCCCCCATGAGGCGGATTGGCGTGCTGGGTATGCCCATGGACCTGGGGGCGGGCCGGCGGGGGGTGGACATGGGCCCCTCGGCTTTGCGCTACGCCCGGCTCAAGGACGGCCTCGAGGCCCTGGGGTTCGCGGTGACGGACCTGGGGGATGTGGACGTGCCCGTGGCGGAGAGCCTCCCGCCGGGCGGGGGGTTGCGCTTCCTCGAGCCCATCCGGGAGGCCTGTCTGACCCTTAAGGAGCGGGTGGCGGCCCTGCCGGAGGACACCTTCCCCATCGTTTTGGGGGGGGACCACTCCCTCTCCATGGGCTCGGTGGCGGGGGTGGCCGCCCGGAAGGAGGTGGGGGTGATCTGGGTGGACGCCCACGGGGACTTCAACACCCCCGAGACCAGCCCCTCCGGGAACATCCACGGGATGCCCCTGGCGGTCCTGGCTGGCCTGGGCCACCCCCGGCTGGTGGAGGCCTTCGGTAGCGTGGACCCCTCCCGCATCGTCCTCATCGGGGTGCGGAGCCTGGACCCGGGGGAGAGGCGGCTTCTGGGGGAGGCGGGGGTGCGGGTCTACACCATGCACGAGGTGGACCGCCTGGGCATCGCCCGCATCGCCGAGGAGGCCCTGGACCACCTGAAGGGGCTTCCCCTGCACGTCTCCTTGGACGCGGACGTCCTGGACCCGGGCCTCGCCCCCGGGGTGGGGACCCCGGTCCCCGGCGGCCTCACCTACCGGGAGGCCCACCTCCTCATGGAGATCCTCGCCCAGTCGGGCCGGGTGCACAGCCTGGACCTGGTGGAGGTGAACCCCATCCTGGACGAGAAGAACCGCACCGCCGAGATGATGGTGGGTCTGGCGCTGAGCCTCCTCGGGAAGCGGATCCTTTAGAGTTGCCCCGTCCTGGGGTAAAAAACTCCGCCGCGGCGAAGGCCGCGGCGGGGTGAAGCTTTGCTGGGGTGGGGTTATCCCGCCGCCAAGGCGGGGAGGACGGCCCCCGGGAAGAAGCCCAGGAAGAGGAGGAAGAGGGTTACCAGCAGGACCACGCTCCGGGCGAGGGGCCTAGGCAGGGCGGGGGCTACCTCGGCCGCTTTCGGCTGGAAGACGGAAAGGCCCAGGGCCAGGTAGTAGTAGGCCGAGACCGCGCTCGTCAGAAGGGCCAGGACCAGAAGCCCGTACTGCCCCGCCTTGGCCGCCTCGAGGAAGACCAGGTACTTCCCCCAGAAGCCGGGGAAGGGGGGGAGGCCCAGGAGGGAGAGGGCGGCGAAGCCCAGGCCCAGGGCCAGGACCGGCTCCCGCTGGAAGAGGCCCTTCAGCCCCTCCAGGGGCACCTCCTCCTCGGAGATCAGGCTGAGGGCGGCAAAGGCCAGCCCCGTGGCCAGGACGTAGGCCAGGAGGTAGAAGGTCACCGCCTGGGCCGCCCCCGTGTACAGGCCCAGGGCCATGTACCCCGCGTGGGCGATGGAGCTGTAGGCCAGAAGCCGCTTGGCCTCCTTCTGGCCCAAAGCGGCCAGGTTCCCCCAGAGGACGCTCAGGGCGATGAGGAGGCCCAGGCCCTGCAGGGCGGGCCCCCCAGGCAGGACCACCCGCAGCAGGGCGGCGAAGGCCGCGGCCTTCACTCCGGTGGCCATGAAGAGGGTGACCGGGGTGGGGCTTCCCTGGTAGACGTCCGGGGTCCAGAAGTGGAAGGGGGCAAGGGCCGCCTTGAAGCCCAGGCCCACCAGGATCAGGCCCAGGGCCAGGAGGTAGGCCCCGCCCTCCCCCGGGGTCCCGGCCAGGAAGCTCCCCGTGGCCCCGTAGTGGAGGGCCACCCCGTAGAGGAAGAAGGCGGCGGCCAGGGCGCCCAGCAGGAAGTACTTGAGCGCGGCCTCGAGGCCCCGCCCCCGGTTCCAGGCCGCCAGGGCGTACAGGGGCAAGGAGAGGGCCTCAATGGCGATGAGCATTACCAAAAGGTGCTTGGTGCTGGCCAAAAGGTGCATCCCCAAGGCGGCGTAGAGGACCAGGAGGTAGTACTCCCACCGCTCGGTCCTCTTGAGCCCCACCGCCCAAAGCCCCCCGAGGAGGGCCAGAAGGCTCAGGGCCGCCGCCAAGGTGTCCATCTCGTAGAACCCGAACCGGACCGGCCTTCCCCACTCGTACAGGAGGGCCACCACCCCCAGGGAGAGGCCCAGGATGACCAGGCGACGGGTGGTGCGAACCGGGAGGAAGAGGCCGAGGAGGGTGACCAGAACGGAGAACGCGCTTAGGACCAAAAGGGTCATGCGCCACCTCCCAAGAGCTTAGCCAGGGCCTCGGCCAAGGGGGTGAGGCCCTGCATGAAGTACCCGGGGAAGAGGCCCATCCAGAGGAGGGCAAGGACGCTTACCCCGGCGAAGAGCCACTCCCTTCCGGAAAGGTCACGGGCCTCGAGGCCCGCCTCCTCCCAGAAGACCTTCTGGAAGGCGGTCAGGGCATACGCCGCCGCGCCGATCACCGCCAGGAAGCCGAAGGCGGTGAGCCAGGGGCTGGCCTTGTAGGCCCCGAGGAGGGCGAAGAACTCCCCCGGGAAGCCGGAAAGCCCCGGCAGGCCGACCATGGCCATCACCAGGAAGAGGCCCAAGGCGGCGAGGCCGGGGGCGGTGGCCGCCAGGCCCCGGTACCGGCCCAGCTCGAGGGTCTGGACCCGCTCAAAGAGGAAGCCCCCGAAGAGGAAGAGGGCCCCGGTGTAGACAGCGCTCGCCGCCAGGAGGAAGAGGGCCCCGGTCACCCCTTCCGGGCTCCCCGAGAAGAGGCCGAGCCCGGCCAGGCCCATGTGGGACACCCCCCCGTAGGCCAGAAGGGTCTTCCAGTCCCGGGCGGAGAAGGCCACCCAGGCCCCGTAGACCGCCCCTAAGGCGGAGAGGAAGAGGAGGACCCCCTGCCACTCGGCGAAGCCCGAGGGGGCCAGGGGGATGGCGTAGCGGAAGAAGGCGTAGATCCCCACCTTGTACAGGGTCCCCAGGGCATCCGCCAGCCCCGAGGGGTGGTTCTCCCGGTGGAAGAGGGGTAGCCAGGCGTGCAGGGGCACCAGGGGGGTCTTCACCGCGAAGGCCACCAGGAAGCCCAGGAAGACCCAGGCCCCGTAGGCCTCGGGGACGGGCCGCTTGAGGAGGTCCTCCAGGAGGAAGCTCTCCGCCCCGCCCAGGTACCGCGCCGCCAAGACTGCGGCCAGCATGGGCAAGGAGCCCACCAGGGTGAAGAGGGCGAAGGTGTAAAGCGCCCGGAGCCGCTCCTTTCCCCCGTAGAGGAGGAGCATGAAGAGGGAGGGGATCAGGGTGGCCTCAAAGAAGACGTAGAAGAGGACCAGGTCCCGCGCGGCGAAGAGGCCGAGAAGCCCCGTGCTCATCAGGAGGGCGAGGCCCAAGAACCGCCCCTCCACCCGGGCCAGGCTCCCCAGGAAGACCACCAAGGCGGTGGTGAGGAAGAGGAGGGCCGAGACCCCGTCCAGGCCCAGGGCGTAGTAGACCCCGGCCTCCTTGAGGAGGGGGGCCTTCTCGTAGAAGCTTCCTCCCCCTGCCACGCTCACGAAGAGCCAGAGGTTTAGCCCCAGGCTCGCCAAGGCCCCCAGCACCCCAAGGGCGCGGGGGGCGCCCAGAAGCAGGAGAAGGCCGAAGAGGGCCGGAAGGAAGACCGCCAGGCTTACCACCGCATCACCCCCAGGAAGATCAGCGCCCCCAGGACCATGAGGAGGGCGTAGAACCGCAGGTACCCCCGCTGAAGTGCCCCTAGGCCCCGCCCCGCCAGGGCCAGAAGCCCCGCCAGGCTCCGGTAGAGGGAGAGGAGGCCCCCGTCCCCCGCCAGGAGGGCCTCGGAGAGGGCCTTCAGGGGATTGACCACCAGGGCGTTGTAGACCGCGTCGGCGTAGAAGGCGTTTTTGGACCAGGTTTCAAAGGCTAGGTACCAGGCGGGCAGGGGCCTCTGGAAGAAGACGTAGCCCAGGTAGAGGCCGAGGAGGGCCACCAGGCCGGAGAGGAGGATCAGCCCCCATTCCGCCCCCAAGGAGAGGTGATGGGCCTCGAGCTCCGCCAAGGCG
It includes:
- a CDS encoding DNA-methyltransferase, translated to MSVQKTLSSEERAASRVLPEGNTELLPEGNTEKPPTTHRLLVGDAREVLASLPEASVHLALTSPPYWTLKRYEDAPGQLGHIEDYEAFLDELDRVWREVYRVLVPGGRLIVVVGDVAVARKRFGRHLVFPLHADIQVRCRKLGFDNLNPILWYKHTNAALEVDRPGFFLGKPYEPGAVIKTEVEYVLMQRKPGGYRKPTPAQREASRIPKELFGRWFRQIWDDIPGESTRDHPAPFPLELAERLVRMFSFVGDTVLDPFAGTGTTLIAAARSGRSSIGVELVPAYAELAERRFRKEAPGHLLLLSRFFPKETPGGA
- a CDS encoding aminotransferase-like domain-containing protein is translated as MDNTYWTERFGGSAARIQASTIRELLKLTQRPGVLSFAGGLPAPELFPKEEAAQKAAQILRERGERALQYGPTEGYAPLREWVAQRFGVEVEEVLITTGSQQGLDLLGKVFLDEGSPVLLEAPSYLGAIQAFRAYGPRFVTVAMDAEGMDLEALEEALRRERPRFIYAIPTFQNPSSALMPLSRRERLVEIAHAHGVPLVEDDAYAELYFDGKKLPTLFELDRAQGYGNVVYLGSFSKVLAPGLRVAYAVGPKPVIAKLVQAKQGADLHTPVLNQMLVHALVQEGFEARVARIREVYRAKAEAMVRALEAHMPPGVRFSRPRGGMFVWMELPGVNAQALLEEALKEDVAFVPGAPFFAGGGGENTLRLSYATMTEGEIQEGMRRLSQALGRLLALV
- a CDS encoding deoxyguanosinetriphosphate triphosphohydrolase, giving the protein MKLHREDLLRLEALRLAPYAVHGSQGRLHPEEESPYRTPFQKDRDRVLHTTAFRRLEYKTQVFLNYEGDYYRTRLTHTLEVAQVARSIARALGLNEDLTETIALAHDLGHPPFGHSGEAVLNELMRDHGGFEHNAQALRIVTHLEVRYPGFRGLNLTRETLEGIAKHEPAYRPPSALEFGEGQGSLEAQVVDLADEIAYTAHDLDDGLRSGLLLPESLEEVGLVRDLARSLGLELSRLQEFGRRVLIRELLGLLITDAIEATHAALEAAQVESAEAVRRHSRRLAGLSEGVKKEQKALRAFLYERLYRHPYILRQRRKAEDVLKRLFSVYTTSPEVLPYPVQQSVEEEGLYRAVCDYIAGMTDRFALEEYARLFDPHTR
- the fabF gene encoding beta-ketoacyl-ACP synthase II, with product MRRVVITGLGPVSPIGVGAEAFHKAQLEGRSGIRRITRFDASALPVQIAGEVDVEVEAYLDKRELRRLDRFVQLALVAAELALKDAGLEVDRLDPTRVGTLVGSGIGGMETWEAQSRVFLEKGPNRISPFFIPMMIANMASAQIAMRYGFMGPSSTVVTACATGSDALGSALRMIQLGEADVVFAGGTEAAVTPMAIGAFGVMRALSTRNEEPQKASRPFTKSRDGFVLSEGAGVLVLEEYEHARRRGARIYAEVVGFGRSADAHHITEPHPEGKGAALAMRAALKDAGVPPEKVGYINAHGTSTPVGDRAEVLAIKQVFGEHAKRLAVSSTKSMTGHLLGAAGAVEAIATAQALYFGILPPTINLEDPDPELDLDFVPEPREARLEYALSNSFAFGGQNAVLAFRKVE
- the acpP gene encoding acyl carrier protein; amino-acid sequence: MSEQEIFEKVKAVIVDKLSVEEDKVTLEARFIEDLGADSLDTVELIMGLEDEFGLEISDEEAEKIRTVKDAVEYIKSKLG
- the fabG gene encoding 3-oxoacyl-[acyl-carrier-protein] reductase, which encodes MRKALITGASRGIGRAIALRLAEEGFALAIHYGQNREKALEVAEEAKARGAPLTAVLGANLLEAEAATALVHQAAEALGGLDTLVNNAGITRDTLLVRMKDEDWEAVLEANLSAAFRTTREAVKLMMKARFGRIVNVTSVVGLLGNPGQANYVASKAGLIGFTRAVAKEYAARGITVNAVAPGFIETEMTGRLPEEVKKAYLASIPAGRFGKPEEVAEAVAFLVSERASYITGQTLCVDGGLTPH
- the fabD gene encoding ACP S-malonyltransferase, producing MYAALFPGQGSQRLGMGRALYEAYPAAREVLDRAEAALPGLLRLMWEGPEETLTLTENQQPALLAVGYAAYRAFLEAGGKEPAFAAGHSLGEWTAHVAAGTLALEDALRLVRLRGRYMQEAVPPGEGAMAAILKLPLEEVRSALEGLSEVEVANLNAPEQTVISGRKEAVEAAAERLKAKRARVVFLPVSAPFHSRLMAPAQERLARDLAQVPLKRPRFPVYSNVTARPEEDPERIRALLLEQITHPVRWVEILRDMEARGVKRFLEFGSGEVLKGLVGRTLEGAQALSVQDPESLKKALEVEDA
- a CDS encoding beta-ketoacyl-ACP synthase III: MSGILALGTYVPERVLTNEDLEKTLDTSDEWITERTGIKERHIGREDEYTSDLAFQAVEDLLRRHPQALEGVDGVIVATNTPDALFPATAALVQARFGLQAFAYDLLAGCPGWVYGLAQAHALVESGLARKVLVVGAEALSKILDWNDRSTAVLFGDAGGAAVVGKVREGFGFRSFVLGADGTGGKELYHACVAPRLPDGTSMRNRLYMNGREVFKFAVRVMNTATLEAIEKAGLTPEDIRLFVPHQANLRIIDAARERLGLPWERVVVNVQKYGNTSTASIPLALKEAAEEGRLREGDHVLLVSFGAGLTWAAAVLTWGGA
- the rpmF gene encoding 50S ribosomal protein L32 — its product is MAKHPVPKKKTSKARRDARRSHHALTPPTLAPCPECKTPRPPHTVCPECGYYDGRKVLEV